A part of Larkinella insperata genomic DNA contains:
- a CDS encoding SDR family oxidoreductase has protein sequence MLKTDGMLREDALKDKTILVTGGGTGLGKSMTRYFLQLGANVVICSRKLPVLEAAAAELMDETGGSVLPLACDVRNPQEIETVIAQTVERFGRIDGLLNNSAGNFISPTERLSYKAFDVVVDIVLRGTYYFTLAVGKYWIENQIPGTVLNISTTYATTGSGYVVPSAVAKGGALILVKSLAAEWAKYGIRLNAIAPGPFPTKGAWDRLFPEPLLRMMDPASRVPLKRVGEHQELANLAAYLLSDYSAYMTGECITIDGGEVLASGEFNHLDALRPEQWDEIGKAIKQSNKPDKA, from the coding sequence ATGCTAAAAACAGATGGAATGCTTCGCGAGGACGCGTTGAAAGACAAAACTATACTTGTTACGGGCGGGGGCACTGGCCTCGGCAAGTCGATGACCCGGTATTTTTTGCAACTGGGGGCCAACGTCGTCATTTGCAGCCGCAAACTCCCCGTTCTGGAAGCCGCAGCCGCCGAACTGATGGACGAAACGGGCGGATCGGTGCTGCCGCTGGCCTGCGATGTCCGGAACCCGCAGGAAATCGAAACCGTCATCGCCCAGACGGTTGAACGGTTTGGCCGGATCGACGGCCTGCTGAACAACTCGGCGGGTAACTTCATCAGTCCGACGGAGCGGTTATCGTACAAGGCGTTTGATGTGGTGGTCGACATTGTGCTGCGCGGAACGTATTATTTTACGCTGGCGGTCGGCAAGTACTGGATTGAGAATCAGATTCCCGGTACGGTTTTAAACATTTCAACAACCTACGCCACCACGGGTTCGGGTTACGTGGTCCCGTCGGCGGTGGCCAAGGGCGGGGCGCTGATTCTGGTCAAATCGCTGGCGGCAGAATGGGCCAAATACGGCATCCGTCTGAACGCCATCGCCCCCGGTCCATTTCCGACCAAAGGAGCCTGGGACCGGCTTTTCCCCGAACCGCTGCTCAGGATGATGGACCCCGCCAGCCGCGTTCCGCTTAAGCGCGTGGGCGAACATCAGGAGCTGGCCAATCTGGCGGCCTACCTCCTGTCGGATTACTCGGCCTACATGACCGGCGAATGCATCACCATCGACGGCGGGGAAGTCCTGGCGTCGGGGGAGTTCAATCACCTCGACGCGCTCCGTCCGGAGCAATGGGATGAAATCGGGAAGGCTATTAAGCAGTCCAACAAACCCGATAAAGCGTAA
- a CDS encoding class I SAM-dependent methyltransferase produces MYKTTEITSAEIASDNPVHQRLLFPYVEAARLVRGKVLEIGCGWGRGLELLTQAADHYTGIDKNDALIQSLRQEYPKSTFIQANIPPLSGLADNTFDYIVTFQVIEHIQNDDLFVKEAYRVLKPGGTLLLTTVNRLFSLTRNPWHVREYTAEELKNLLLRYFSTVETQGIHGNGKVMDYYEQNKKSVEKITRYDVFDLQHRLPRWMLQVPYDLLNRLNRNKLLEADSLAAEIRHTDYQLTNTPAGSLDFFYLAKK; encoded by the coding sequence ATGTATAAAACCACTGAAATTACCTCCGCCGAAATTGCTTCCGATAACCCCGTTCACCAGCGGTTGCTGTTTCCGTACGTTGAAGCCGCCCGGCTTGTGCGCGGCAAAGTGCTGGAAATCGGCTGCGGCTGGGGGCGCGGTCTGGAGCTACTGACCCAGGCGGCTGATCATTATACCGGGATCGACAAGAATGACGCCCTGATTCAGTCGCTGCGTCAGGAATACCCCAAATCAACGTTTATTCAGGCCAACATCCCACCCCTGAGCGGTCTGGCCGACAACACGTTCGATTACATCGTTACGTTTCAGGTAATCGAGCACATCCAGAACGATGATTTGTTTGTGAAGGAAGCCTACCGCGTGCTGAAACCCGGCGGTACGCTGCTGTTAACAACGGTAAACCGGCTTTTTTCGCTGACCCGCAATCCGTGGCACGTTCGGGAATACACGGCGGAAGAGCTGAAGAACCTGCTGCTGCGGTATTTTTCAACGGTCGAAACGCAGGGCATCCACGGCAATGGCAAAGTGATGGACTACTACGAGCAGAACAAAAAGTCCGTTGAGAAGATCACGCGCTACGATGTGTTCGATCTGCAACACCGGCTGCCCCGCTGGATGCTCCAGGTTCCGTATGATTTATTGAACCGTTTGAACCGAAACAAGTTACTGGAAGCAGATAGTCTGGCGGCCGAAATCCGGCACACGGATTATCAGTTAACAAACACCCCGGCCGGTAGTCTGGATTTCTTCTATCTGGCGAAGAAATAA
- a CDS encoding GWxTD domain-containing protein → MRIAVILLCAALLGACASGKRNQNTDSAANRMERTNERPAERSSERTTGRPTERPGTRTAPESAQTPPQPAESNWRVVSTKGRFLGKDSSTIRIYMNVMVRKGSDHATVEDFTSQFMYNYVIYPDYNSRERLGYGNIPLNAESVIRENSPETGDVLTVFFDVKKPANAANGVMLNEITEISTGRKVLNDLPVRFKTVKLSDRFALFDPKTNLPQQHHFINAGDTVVIRDVNGAASKSLHLYRYRHDFDPAQSPMNTTPRPSSKTLDIDSTMNITTNQPFSLPEEGLYYFVEDTADASGIGLVVADRRFPKLTRPEKLVKPVLYVSTNTEINGLNSATDFKKALDRYWLTMMGGDQSLARGAIKAYYGRVEEANRLFTTYKEGWKTDKGMIYIVLGPPDRVQRSRDREVWVYNQRANVSEINFTFNRKPNQFVEDHYELVRYVEYQPVWYPVVEAWRTGAIRE, encoded by the coding sequence ATGAGAATAGCAGTTATCCTACTCTGTGCGGCTTTGCTCGGAGCCTGCGCGTCCGGAAAACGGAATCAGAACACGGACAGTGCGGCCAACCGAATGGAACGTACCAACGAACGACCAGCCGAGCGGTCCAGCGAGCGTACGACCGGCCGGCCAACAGAACGGCCCGGCACCCGGACGGCCCCGGAATCCGCCCAGACGCCCCCGCAACCGGCTGAAAGCAACTGGCGCGTGGTGTCAACCAAAGGTCGGTTTTTAGGGAAAGATTCGTCCACGATCCGGATTTATATGAACGTGATGGTACGGAAAGGCAGCGACCACGCCACCGTGGAAGACTTTACGTCCCAGTTCATGTATAACTACGTGATCTACCCCGACTACAACAGCCGCGAACGGCTCGGTTACGGCAACATCCCGCTCAACGCCGAATCGGTGATCCGCGAAAACTCGCCGGAAACCGGCGACGTACTGACGGTTTTCTTCGATGTAAAGAAACCAGCCAATGCCGCCAACGGCGTGATGCTGAACGAAATCACCGAAATCAGCACCGGTCGGAAAGTCCTGAACGACCTGCCGGTTCGGTTTAAAACCGTTAAACTGAGCGACCGATTTGCGCTGTTTGACCCAAAAACCAACCTGCCGCAGCAGCACCACTTCATCAATGCCGGTGATACCGTCGTGATTCGGGACGTAAACGGGGCGGCTTCCAAATCGCTGCACCTCTACCGGTACCGGCACGATTTCGACCCCGCGCAGTCGCCGATGAATACTACGCCCCGACCTTCTTCCAAAACGCTGGACATTGACTCGACGATGAACATCACGACCAACCAGCCTTTTTCGCTGCCGGAAGAGGGTTTGTATTATTTTGTGGAAGATACCGCGGATGCATCGGGTATCGGGCTGGTTGTGGCCGACCGCCGGTTTCCCAAACTGACCCGCCCCGAAAAGCTGGTTAAACCCGTTCTGTATGTGAGCACCAACACTGAAATCAACGGGCTGAACTCGGCTACGGATTTCAAAAAAGCGCTCGATCGATACTGGCTGACCATGATGGGCGGTGATCAGAGTCTGGCGCGAGGAGCCATCAAAGCCTACTACGGGCGCGTTGAAGAAGCCAACCGACTTTTTACTACGTACAAAGAAGGCTGGAAAACCGACAAAGGCATGATTTACATCGTGCTTGGACCACCCGACCGCGTCCAACGCAGCCGCGACCGCGAGGTGTGGGTGTATAACCAGCGGGCCAACGTGTCGGAAATTAACTTTACATTTAATCGAAAACCTAATCAATTTGTGGAGGATCACTACGAACTGGTGCGATACGTTGAGTATCAACCCGTCTGGTATCCCGTCGTTGAAGCATGGAGAACCGGCGCAATTCGCGAGTAA
- the rlmB gene encoding 23S rRNA (guanosine(2251)-2'-O)-methyltransferase RlmB has protein sequence MENRRNSRVNPYHHNKPKQYSSEEMVFGIQSVTEILRSGKDIDRLYLVKEGSFPEIQQLAFERRVTIQRVPAEKLDRITRKNHQGAICFVSAIHYAKLSNVIAGVYEQGQIPLLLVLDRITDVRNFGAIARTAECAGAQGIVIPARGTALINADAMKTSSGALSHLPVCREVHLEETIKYLKDSGIKVVACTEKTDHYLYDVDMSGPTAIIMGSEDDGISEDLMRLADHHARIPLVGQVESLNVSVATGVVLYEAVRQRIFNEPPIDEGF, from the coding sequence ATGGAGAACCGGCGCAATTCGCGAGTAAATCCGTATCATCACAATAAGCCCAAACAATACTCCAGCGAGGAGATGGTGTTTGGCATTCAGTCTGTCACCGAGATTCTGCGTTCGGGCAAAGACATCGACCGGCTTTATCTGGTCAAAGAAGGCAGTTTTCCCGAAATTCAGCAGCTGGCGTTTGAGCGTCGCGTGACCATTCAGCGGGTTCCGGCCGAAAAGCTGGACCGGATTACGCGCAAAAATCACCAGGGGGCCATCTGTTTCGTATCGGCCATTCATTACGCCAAACTCTCGAACGTCATTGCGGGTGTGTACGAACAGGGGCAAATACCGCTCCTGCTGGTTCTCGACCGGATCACGGACGTCCGCAACTTCGGCGCCATTGCCCGAACGGCCGAATGCGCCGGTGCGCAGGGCATTGTTATTCCGGCGCGGGGCACGGCCCTGATCAACGCTGATGCCATGAAAACCTCATCGGGGGCATTGAGTCACTTGCCGGTTTGCCGCGAAGTGCATCTGGAAGAGACGATAAAATATTTAAAGGATTCGGGCATTAAAGTTGTGGCCTGTACCGAGAAAACTGATCACTACCTTTACGACGTGGATATGTCCGGCCCGACGGCCATCATCATGGGGTCGGAAGACGACGGTATTTCGGAAGACCTGATGCGTCTGGCCGATCACCACGCCCGCATCCCGCTGGTGGGGCAGGTGGAGTCGCTGAACGTGTCGGTCGCTACGGGTGTGGTTCTGTACGAAGCCGTTCGTCAGCGAATTTTCAACGAGCCGCCGATTGATGAAGGGTTTTAG
- a CDS encoding c-type cytochrome yields MKKTFGILIAGVLAAISFDSNAQTVIPDDIKALLQKNACLACHNPDTRLVGPPYKEVAKKKYTDAQIVELIYDPKPEHWPGYPPMAPLKNVPKDEALKMAKWINSLDGGSKAPAKKPAAKKKA; encoded by the coding sequence ATGAAAAAAACATTCGGAATCCTTATTGCAGGGGTTTTGGCCGCAATCTCCTTCGACAGTAACGCGCAAACTGTTATTCCTGACGATATCAAAGCGTTGCTGCAAAAGAACGCTTGTCTGGCCTGTCACAATCCGGATACGCGTTTGGTGGGTCCTCCTTACAAAGAGGTTGCGAAGAAAAAATACACCGACGCTCAGATTGTCGAGCTGATCTATGACCCTAAACCAGAACACTGGCCCGGTTATCCTCCAATGGCTCCGCTGAAAAACGTGCCGAAGGACGAAGCCCTTAAAATGGCCAAGTGGATTAATTCACTGGATGGCGGTTCGAAAGCTCCGGCCAAGAAACCCGCAGCCAAGAAGAAAGCCTAA
- a CDS encoding VRR-NUC domain-containing protein, which translates to MATKPQQVELPPKYYLEYFRYLIGFVQRMYDHLLNDDEKEFIHRFRALTEDAQCMYVRFSNRRGTFFRIQKLQYKEIEDLPAAVGELLLNGFLERLTPVHEAMGEDVLNTFTKPELLELLPLEPEEIKPLGKAKKENIVRYALHELDFARIVESLTQYETVVKPNFDAEVMMLKYFFFGNRSADMTEFVIRDLGMVTFERYDESKLSARFRSRKEVEDKLLISLTSEEFRELRDSVMPPEDVYNWFMNWDEVKPDLSEIAMPGYAKLVTNVGGYLERQKMPEQAMQVYNLTDRVPARERRVRLLFRSGLVEEALALCDEMALSPQNADERYFATDFREKIMSAGEKKRSRKATTRFLSDAESVDIPAIYRHHVEAGVMNHFLEAGWEAAFTENYPWRGLFGLVFWDIIHDANVQAIHHPLQRMPSDFYLPDFYVKREAQLKKRLADLQTRDDWKRHIETVFFEKYGITNVLVDWSEELLNLNLQMINLLEPKQLGLILLEISRNLRENTRGFPDLMIWNEQGEYEFVEVKSPTDHLGAQQLHWLEFFQMIGVHARVLRVIWTA; encoded by the coding sequence ATGGCAACAAAACCGCAGCAGGTCGAACTACCTCCTAAATACTACCTCGAATATTTCCGCTATCTGATCGGATTTGTCCAGCGGATGTATGATCATTTATTGAATGACGACGAGAAAGAATTTATCCATCGGTTCCGGGCGCTGACCGAAGATGCGCAGTGCATGTACGTTCGGTTCAGCAACCGCCGGGGTACGTTTTTCCGGATTCAAAAACTCCAGTACAAGGAAATCGAAGACCTGCCAGCGGCCGTGGGCGAACTGCTCCTGAACGGTTTCCTGGAACGGCTGACCCCCGTACACGAAGCCATGGGAGAGGACGTCCTGAACACCTTCACGAAACCCGAGCTGCTGGAACTGCTCCCGCTGGAGCCGGAGGAAATCAAACCGCTGGGAAAAGCCAAGAAGGAAAACATCGTACGGTATGCCCTCCACGAGTTGGATTTTGCCCGGATTGTCGAAAGCCTGACGCAGTACGAAACGGTGGTAAAGCCGAATTTCGACGCGGAGGTGATGATGCTGAAATATTTTTTCTTCGGAAACCGCTCGGCCGATATGACGGAGTTTGTGATTCGCGATCTGGGAATGGTCACGTTTGAGCGGTATGACGAATCGAAACTGTCGGCCCGGTTCCGGAGCCGTAAGGAAGTGGAGGATAAGTTGCTGATTTCGCTGACAAGCGAAGAGTTTCGGGAGCTGCGGGATTCGGTGATGCCCCCGGAAGACGTCTACAACTGGTTTATGAACTGGGACGAGGTCAAGCCCGACCTGAGCGAGATTGCGATGCCCGGTTACGCTAAGCTGGTGACAAACGTCGGCGGGTATCTCGAACGCCAGAAAATGCCCGAGCAGGCCATGCAGGTTTATAACCTCACCGACCGGGTTCCGGCCCGCGAACGGCGTGTGCGGCTGCTCTTCCGCTCGGGTCTGGTCGAAGAAGCCCTGGCGCTGTGCGACGAAATGGCCCTGAGTCCGCAGAATGCCGATGAGCGGTATTTCGCTACCGATTTTCGGGAGAAGATCATGAGCGCGGGGGAGAAAAAACGCAGCCGCAAGGCCACCACCCGCTTTTTGTCGGATGCCGAAAGCGTTGATATCCCGGCCATTTACCGGCACCACGTCGAAGCGGGCGTCATGAACCACTTTCTGGAAGCGGGCTGGGAAGCGGCTTTTACCGAAAACTACCCCTGGCGCGGGCTGTTCGGGCTGGTGTTCTGGGATATCATCCACGACGCGAACGTGCAGGCCATTCACCACCCGCTGCAACGGATGCCGTCGGATTTTTACCTGCCCGATTTTTACGTGAAGCGGGAAGCGCAGTTAAAAAAACGCCTGGCCGACCTGCAAACGCGCGACGACTGGAAGAGACACATCGAAACGGTTTTCTTCGAAAAATACGGAATCACCAACGTGCTCGTCGACTGGAGCGAGGAGTTGCTGAACCTCAATCTTCAGATGATCAATCTGCTTGAACCAAAGCAGTTGGGCCTAATTCTGCTCGAAATTTCCCGGAACCTGCGCGAGAACACCCGCGGCTTTCCCGATTTAATGATCTGGAACGAACAGGGTGAATACGAGTTTGTTGAAGTCAAATCACCGACCGACCACCTGGGCGCGCAGCAACTCCACTGGCTCGAATTCTTTCAGATGATCGGCGTGCACGCCCGAGTCCTGCGGGTGATCTGGACGGCCTGA
- a CDS encoding DUF2157 domain-containing protein translates to MSPERVLQELTDQQLINDQQRSGIQQVEDQKLFSVHWELRSLIYVGILLFTTGAGWLIYKYIDQIGHTVLIITLSVICAASFVFAVRNKGPFTTGRSHSRSPFGDYALLLACLLFLTLEGYLQYQYTIFGTRYGLVTFIPAILFLSLAYVFDHWGVLAMGLTALISWIGVTVRPLEFYFKGNLKDMTVLLSALALSVFLMVGALVLDRQRIKQHFTITTLSFAGNLLLVALLAGLFNFENLHLLFALALALACAGFDWYARRERSFLFLLMSTFYGYIGATYLVFHYLHLRDEATYLYWLITGIAVTVYLSANRKIDAVPRAKSEESKG, encoded by the coding sequence ATGTCCCCGGAAAGGGTCTTACAAGAACTGACCGATCAGCAATTAATCAATGATCAGCAACGATCTGGCATTCAGCAGGTAGAAGACCAGAAACTATTCTCGGTTCACTGGGAATTGCGGTCGCTGATCTACGTCGGCATTCTGTTGTTTACCACCGGAGCGGGCTGGCTGATTTACAAATACATCGATCAGATTGGCCATACGGTGCTGATTATCACCCTGTCGGTGATCTGTGCCGCCAGCTTTGTGTTTGCCGTCCGTAACAAAGGCCCTTTCACGACGGGCCGCAGCCACAGCCGTTCGCCGTTTGGCGACTACGCCCTGCTGCTGGCCTGCCTGCTTTTCCTGACGCTCGAGGGGTACTTGCAATACCAGTATACCATCTTCGGTACGCGCTACGGTCTGGTAACCTTTATTCCCGCCATCCTGTTTCTGAGCCTGGCTTACGTGTTCGATCACTGGGGCGTCTTGGCAATGGGTCTAACGGCCTTGATTTCGTGGATTGGCGTAACGGTTCGGCCGCTGGAGTTTTACTTCAAAGGCAACCTGAAAGACATGACGGTGCTGCTCTCGGCCCTGGCCCTGAGTGTTTTCCTGATGGTTGGCGCCCTGGTCCTGGACCGTCAGCGCATCAAACAACATTTTACCATCACAACGCTCAGTTTTGCCGGAAACCTGCTGCTGGTGGCGCTGCTGGCGGGGCTTTTCAACTTCGAGAATCTCCACCTCCTGTTTGCCCTGGCCCTGGCGCTGGCCTGCGCGGGTTTCGACTGGTACGCCCGGCGGGAACGGTCGTTTCTGTTTTTACTGATGAGTACCTTTTACGGCTACATCGGCGCGACGTACTTGGTGTTTCATTACCTGCATTTGCGCGACGAAGCCACTTATCTGTACTGGCTTATAACCGGTATAGCCGTCACCGTTTACCTATCGGCCAACCGAAAGATCGACGCGGTTCCGAGGGCAAAAAGCGAAGAAAGCAAAGGCTAG
- a CDS encoding RidA family protein yields MQKAIINPWQWQDNLGYAQAIEVSHASHTLYCAGQAAMTPDGQPVAADMAEQIGLCFDNLETVLRQADYSLANVVRLNFYTTSTEQFFVAYGHVLRRLGALGCTPASTLTEVRALAFPELLIEIEATAVK; encoded by the coding sequence ATGCAAAAAGCGATCATCAATCCCTGGCAATGGCAGGACAACCTGGGTTACGCCCAGGCCATAGAAGTCAGCCACGCCAGCCACACACTTTACTGCGCCGGGCAGGCCGCCATGACACCTGACGGCCAACCCGTTGCTGCCGACATGGCCGAACAAATTGGTTTATGCTTCGATAACCTCGAAACGGTTTTGCGGCAAGCGGACTATTCCCTGGCGAATGTCGTGCGGCTGAATTTTTACACCACATCCACCGAGCAGTTTTTTGTGGCCTACGGGCATGTCCTGCGCCGACTGGGTGCTCTGGGCTGTACGCCCGCCAGCACGCTCACGGAAGTCCGGGCCCTGGCTTTCCCTGAACTCCTGATTGAAATTGAGGCTACCGCCGTGAAATAA
- a CDS encoding hemerythrin domain-containing protein translates to MQEQRYNVFNQIHKGLRGMLYNTALQLQQTDFTQPEANAVVEQLEQVLAFFDEHAENEDRFILPHVRKHNASLIDELEKDHEIDHRLTQTLFDHIRDWKAAQTADQKEAAGQRISFAFNEFIAFNLYHMNKEENVLMYLLWKHYTDAEIRQMEGEILQSIPPQTLLAESRWMMRSINDREVIRWLTGLKQGAPAEVFNGFLRMAEEELPADRLAKVHTALELAEPFA, encoded by the coding sequence ATGCAAGAGCAACGCTATAACGTGTTTAATCAGATTCATAAAGGGCTACGGGGAATGCTGTACAACACAGCCCTCCAGTTGCAGCAAACCGATTTTACCCAGCCCGAAGCCAACGCCGTTGTCGAGCAACTTGAGCAGGTTCTGGCGTTTTTCGACGAACACGCCGAGAATGAAGACCGCTTCATTCTGCCCCACGTCCGGAAACACAATGCGTCGCTGATCGACGAACTCGAAAAAGACCACGAAATCGATCACCGCCTGACCCAGACGCTGTTCGATCACATCCGCGACTGGAAGGCGGCCCAGACCGCCGATCAGAAAGAAGCGGCCGGACAACGGATCAGCTTCGCTTTCAACGAGTTTATTGCCTTCAATCTGTATCACATGAACAAGGAGGAAAACGTACTGATGTATTTGCTCTGGAAGCACTATACCGATGCGGAAATCCGGCAGATGGAAGGTGAAATCCTCCAGTCTATTCCGCCCCAGACGCTGCTGGCCGAAAGCCGTTGGATGATGCGCTCCATCAACGACCGCGAAGTGATCAGGTGGCTGACCGGCCTGAAGCAGGGCGCTCCGGCGGAGGTTTTCAACGGTTTTCTGCGGATGGCCGAGGAAGAACTGCCCGCCGATCGGCTGGCAAAGGTACACACGGCGCTGGAGCTTGCTGAACCGTTTGCATGA